From Mesomycoplasma dispar, a single genomic window includes:
- a CDS encoding DNA gyrase subunit B translates to MSKDYQAENIVVLEGLEAVRKRPGMYIGGTGINELHHLVWEIVDNAVDEALAGFASKIAITIFDDHKISIEDNGRGIPVGIHPKHGVSAAEVVFTVLHAGGKFDGNSYKVSGGLHGVGASVVNALAKELEVFISREGKIWYQKFINGGQKTDDLKALSDLKSDESGTKIVFSPDFEILEKNSFQLLTIVSRIKNTAYLTGGIEFVVNDKRNGFSQSFCFNGGIRDYVIELSKNYKKIIDTIIYAEAEFEHNNDTIKVEVALNYVEDDHYQIKSYTNNIHNTEGGMHEIGLSDALLRILNNYALSHKFIKSESDKFDKQDIKDGLIAIISIKHTNPIFEGQTKGKLNNKEVRQFVNKAFSEVFERFLAENPDDALKIIKRNLLAQKAARAAKSAREAVKRKSAFDVGTLPGKLADCSTKNPQIAELYIVEGNSAGGSAKMGRDRHFQAILPLRGKVINSQRFQLEKVLRNEEILSMITAFGTGVGPEFNISKIRYQKIIIMTDADSDGSHIRSLLLTFLFRYFKKLIEFGFVYIAIPPLYKISQNKKILYAYNEAEKEKILAEISAENSKFSIQRYKGLGEMNPEQLWETTMDPATRRMSQVQIHDVEQVAQIFDSLMGTDVTLRKIFIEENAQYAKIDV, encoded by the coding sequence ATGTCAAAAGATTATCAAGCGGAAAATATTGTTGTTTTAGAAGGTTTGGAAGCGGTTCGTAAACGTCCAGGAATGTACATCGGTGGTACAGGGATAAACGAATTGCATCATTTAGTTTGGGAAATTGTTGATAATGCTGTTGACGAAGCGCTTGCTGGTTTTGCATCAAAAATTGCAATTACAATTTTTGATGATCATAAAATTAGTATCGAGGACAATGGAAGGGGAATTCCAGTCGGAATTCACCCAAAACACGGAGTTTCTGCAGCTGAAGTTGTTTTTACAGTTTTACATGCTGGTGGAAAATTTGACGGAAATTCTTATAAAGTTTCTGGCGGACTTCACGGAGTTGGAGCTTCAGTAGTTAATGCCCTTGCAAAAGAATTGGAAGTTTTTATTAGTCGTGAAGGCAAAATTTGGTACCAAAAATTCATTAATGGTGGGCAAAAAACTGACGACTTAAAAGCGCTTTCTGATTTAAAAAGTGACGAAAGCGGAACTAAAATTGTTTTTAGTCCCGATTTTGAAATTCTTGAAAAAAACAGTTTTCAACTTCTTACAATTGTTAGTCGAATTAAAAACACCGCGTATTTAACAGGTGGAATCGAATTTGTTGTCAACGACAAGCGAAATGGCTTTTCGCAGAGTTTCTGTTTTAACGGCGGAATTCGCGACTATGTTATCGAACTTAGTAAAAATTATAAAAAAATAATTGATACAATAATTTATGCTGAAGCAGAATTTGAGCATAACAATGATACTATCAAAGTCGAAGTTGCACTAAATTATGTCGAGGATGATCACTATCAAATCAAAAGTTATACAAATAATATTCATAATACTGAAGGCGGAATGCACGAAATCGGTCTTTCTGATGCGCTTTTACGAATTCTTAACAATTACGCACTATCACATAAATTTATTAAATCTGAATCTGATAAATTCGACAAACAAGATATCAAAGACGGTCTAATTGCGATAATTTCGATCAAACATACAAACCCGATTTTTGAAGGTCAAACTAAAGGAAAACTGAATAACAAAGAAGTTAGACAATTTGTTAATAAAGCTTTTTCTGAAGTTTTTGAACGCTTTTTAGCTGAAAATCCTGATGATGCCCTGAAAATAATCAAGCGGAATTTGCTCGCCCAAAAAGCTGCGCGGGCAGCAAAATCAGCTCGTGAGGCCGTTAAACGAAAATCAGCTTTTGATGTTGGCACACTTCCAGGAAAACTAGCAGATTGCTCAACCAAAAATCCGCAAATTGCTGAACTTTATATTGTTGAGGGAAATTCTGCTGGCGGAAGTGCAAAAATGGGAAGAGACCGTCATTTTCAGGCGATTTTACCTTTACGTGGAAAAGTAATTAATTCCCAACGTTTCCAATTAGAAAAAGTTTTACGTAACGAAGAAATTCTTTCGATGATTACCGCCTTTGGCACTGGCGTAGGTCCTGAATTTAACATCAGCAAAATTCGCTACCAAAAAATTATTATAATGACTGACGCTGATTCAGACGGTTCGCATATTCGTTCGCTTTTGCTAACATTTTTATTCCGTTATTTTAAAAAGTTAATTGAATTTGGTTTTGTTTATATTGCAATTCCGCCGCTTTATAAAATTTCACAAAACAAAAAGATTCTTTATGCCTATAATGAAGCTGAAAAAGAGAAAATTTTAGCAGAAATTAGTGCTGAAAATTCCAAATTTAGCATCCAAAGATACAAAGGACTTGGGGAAATGAACCCAGAACAACTTTGAGAAACAACAATGGATCCAGCAACAAGAAGGATGTCGCAAGTGCAAATTCACGATGTCGAACAAGTAGCGCAAATTTTTGATTCACTAATGGGAACCGATGTCACTTTAAGGAAAATTTTCATCGAAGAAAATGCCCAATATGCAAAAATCGATGTTTAG
- a CDS encoding S8 family serine peptidase, with amino-acid sequence MQTSYLQKSKYWYNKNTNKKILIRDSFLTTLSLSSDKSLLPKSNDFELKLILNPDFSIEDDKKVKNFNQNFIKLVKDLNFKFKSFETSSILPFAWFYFDNELERENFIKKTINLKEISRFIVFKNENANQNDLKRIRNDYYSEPDTEPTGYSYPKEYKYKNQNTDLDFFPHQDGDKFKESIDKNISIVKFDKEQKRIGALPIKDYEWIPTYKGFPLTKTVSKYPMPQEIGVLEFAKSKLIFDKKFESYFANHKIDFFNPDKKEIVSEKGESHATLVSMIAAGKYGVDRDSKVFLAFFDTDGGWQKALEEMVLNQGIKVINHSYGSNLSDEHDYDDNAYFLDFLARKYGVINVFSAGNGAKPNGRNPWINSHKLSLNTIVVGSLGKQSDPSNLAYNKIAHYSNYQLKDSLSELAKPLVVAPGYFYDPTQKKVNSGTSFSAPLVTGLISALLQNSDYNPSLDFNVPAIKSILSAAAVSPKLDNLNYKPSGYERKMGAGTVNYENMLLAAKNLVTFTVSTSQKPGNVYTSRDISLKTGQKIKIASSWFFNPGLLKGRELKTLNDLYGYADYYGISESFVHHVNKLTLQSNDQLNQKNYPQWLRHKEELLKENKTWFTDFDLVLEKKTKNGEWEKVKKILATLTNDELIEYKTDEDGIFRFRIEKYNNLNLEEQMDDKIAVTYLVHNDE; translated from the coding sequence GTGCAAACTAGTTATTTGCAAAAATCAAAATATTGGTACAATAAAAATACAAACAAAAAAATCCTAATTAGAGATTCGTTTTTGACAACTCTAAGTTTATCTAGTGATAAATCATTGTTACCAAAATCAAATGATTTTGAACTAAAATTAATTTTAAATCCCGATTTTTCTATTGAAGATGATAAGAAAGTAAAAAATTTTAATCAAAATTTTATTAAATTAGTAAAAGATTTAAATTTTAAATTCAAATCTTTTGAAACTAGTAGTATTTTACCGTTTGCTTGATTCTATTTCGATAATGAATTAGAACGTGAAAATTTTATTAAAAAAACTATTAATTTAAAGGAAATTAGTCGTTTTATTGTTTTTAAAAATGAAAATGCAAATCAAAATGATTTAAAACGAATTAGAAACGACTATTATAGCGAGCCTGATACTGAACCTACTGGTTATTCTTATCCTAAAGAGTATAAATACAAAAACCAAAATACAGACCTAGATTTTTTTCCACATCAAGATGGGGATAAATTTAAGGAATCGATTGATAAAAATATTTCAATTGTAAAGTTTGATAAAGAACAAAAGCGAATAGGCGCATTACCCATTAAGGATTATGAATGAATACCAACATATAAAGGGTTTCCACTTACCAAAACAGTATCAAAATATCCAATGCCCCAAGAAATAGGTGTGCTGGAGTTTGCAAAAAGTAAACTTATTTTTGATAAAAAATTTGAATCCTATTTTGCTAATCATAAAATTGATTTTTTTAATCCTGACAAAAAAGAAATTGTTTCTGAAAAGGGTGAATCACATGCAACTCTAGTGTCAATGATTGCGGCTGGAAAATATGGTGTTGATCGAGATTCAAAAGTATTTTTAGCTTTTTTTGACACGGATGGCGGTTGACAAAAAGCATTAGAAGAAATGGTTTTAAACCAGGGAATCAAAGTAATTAATCATAGTTATGGAAGTAACCTTTCAGATGAACATGACTACGATGATAATGCTTATTTTTTAGATTTTCTAGCAAGAAAATATGGTGTTATCAATGTTTTTTCCGCTGGCAATGGTGCAAAACCTAATGGTAGAAATCCTTGAATTAATTCGCACAAACTTTCACTAAATACAATTGTTGTTGGTTCACTGGGTAAGCAATCTGATCCTTCAAATTTAGCATATAATAAAATAGCACATTATTCTAACTATCAACTTAAAGATAGTCTATCCGAACTTGCAAAACCATTGGTTGTTGCTCCTGGTTATTTTTATGATCCAACACAAAAAAAAGTTAATTCAGGAACTAGTTTTTCAGCACCTTTAGTTACAGGATTAATTTCAGCGTTGTTACAAAACAGTGATTATAACCCGTCACTTGATTTTAACGTTCCTGCGATTAAATCGATACTTTCTGCTGCTGCTGTAAGTCCAAAATTAGATAATTTAAATTATAAGCCAAGCGGATATGAAAGAAAAATGGGGGCTGGAACTGTTAATTATGAAAATATGCTTTTAGCCGCCAAAAATCTTGTTACTTTTACGGTTTCAACCTCGCAAAAACCTGGTAACGTTTATACAAGCCGCGATATTTCGCTAAAAACTGGTCAAAAAATTAAAATTGCCTCATCGTGGTTTTTTAATCCCGGGTTGCTAAAAGGAAGGGAATTAAAAACTCTTAATGATTTATATGGATATGCAGATTATTATGGAATTTCAGAGTCTTTTGTTCATCATGTTAACAAATTAACACTACAAAGCAATGATCAATTAAATCAAAAAAATTATCCACAGTGATTAAGACATAAGGAGGAATTATTAAAAGAAAATAAAACTTGGTTTACTGATTTTGATCTTGTGTTAGAAAAGAAAACTAAAAATGGTGAATGAGAAAAGGTTAAAAAAATTTTAGCTACTTTAACCAATGACGAGTTAATTGAATATAAAACTGATGAAGATGGAATTTTTCGATTCAGAATTGAAAAATATAACAATTTAAATTTAGAAGAGCAAATGGATGACAAAATTGCAGTAACTTATTTGGTGCATAATGATGAATAA
- a CDS encoding restriction endonuclease subunit S domain-containing protein: MMNKIKLFIKTLLLNGSFSIPLILVSCITGNDGKVVDDHKIDEENKIDTDKILDEFKGLIQIDYQKKGIKSLSFSPAEAYSEVVREKYENRWDKLFDKKLLNEKGFLEISSFQDFKTKVFDSFVLKTKDIANFPKISEIAFKKEFENKFLDGQKIEDVLTKKNILISEEDVWSYGYYLHSFRYFLVSEDDKTFSIKIFVESDISRANFSIVKDAIPRVDSTIWTVFQVPKSKKVSYRTLDENIKKDKLNQKAISLEVQKEFLKIFEHLKNEYKDIKQEFLNNKIKNNFEKFLFSVQEKEKIHRNSSSILTSLNDKIDRFNNPFFKDSHVIIKTKEDFQNLIIKRWKELNKDESKLTEAELIKNFEKDFLENKQLDNVLQSQNMLIFETWIDKYLQIHQKNEKNSYQLINWLIPFKKTENEIHFSAIDPKNDFLNRCFCKKWELPFANNAFNFSNVGFQVVLVPKNLKIIFEKNVDKIELNENLVKNYA; the protein is encoded by the coding sequence ATGATGAATAAAATAAAACTTTTTATAAAAACTTTATTATTAAACGGTAGTTTTTCTATCCCTTTAATTCTAGTTTCATGTATTACTGGAAATGATGGCAAAGTCGTCGATGATCACAAAATTGACGAGGAAAATAAAATTGATACGGATAAAATTCTTGATGAATTTAAAGGTTTGATCCAAATTGATTATCAAAAAAAAGGAATAAAATCACTTTCTTTTTCCCCAGCTGAAGCTTATTCTGAAGTTGTAAGGGAAAAATATGAAAATCGATGAGATAAATTGTTTGATAAAAAACTTTTAAATGAAAAAGGATTTTTGGAAATATCTAGTTTTCAAGATTTTAAAACAAAGGTTTTTGATTCTTTTGTTTTAAAAACAAAAGACATTGCTAATTTTCCAAAGATTAGTGAAATTGCTTTTAAAAAAGAATTTGAAAATAAATTTTTGGACGGTCAGAAAATTGAAGACGTTCTAACTAAAAAAAACATTCTTATATCAGAGGAAGATGTCTGAAGTTATGGTTATTATTTACATAGTTTCCGTTATTTTTTAGTTTCAGAAGATGATAAAACATTTTCAATTAAAATTTTTGTAGAATCAGACATTTCTCGTGCTAATTTTAGTATTGTTAAAGATGCTATTCCCAGAGTTGATTCTACTATTTGAACTGTTTTTCAAGTTCCAAAATCTAAAAAAGTTTCTTATAGAACGTTAGATGAAAATATAAAAAAAGATAAACTCAATCAGAAAGCAATTTCGCTAGAAGTTCAAAAAGAGTTTCTTAAAATTTTTGAACATCTTAAAAATGAATACAAAGATATCAAGCAAGAATTTTTGAATAATAAAATCAAAAACAATTTTGAAAAATTTTTGTTTTCAGTTCAAGAAAAAGAAAAAATTCACCGAAATTCTAGTTCAATTTTAACTTCTTTAAATGATAAAATAGATCGTTTTAACAATCCTTTTTTTAAAGATTCACACGTAATTATCAAAACAAAAGAGGATTTTCAAAATCTAATTATTAAAAGATGAAAAGAATTAAATAAAGATGAGTCAAAATTGACTGAAGCAGAATTAATTAAAAATTTTGAAAAAGACTTTTTAGAAAATAAGCAACTAGATAATGTACTTCAGAGTCAAAATATGCTTATTTTTGAAACCTGAATTGATAAATATTTGCAAATTCATCAAAAAAATGAAAAAAATTCCTACCAATTAATTAATTGGCTAATTCCGTTTAAGAAAACTGAAAATGAAATTCATTTTAGCGCAATTGATCCTAAAAACGACTTTTTGAACCGATGTTTTTGCAAGAAATGAGAGTTGCCATTTGCAAATAATGCATTCAATTTTTCTAATGTTGGCTTTCAAGTAGTTCTTGTTCCTAAAAATCTAAAGATTATTTTTGAGAAAAATGTCGATAAAATCGAATTAAATGAGAATTTAGTTAAAAATTATGCTTAA
- a CDS encoding IS3 family transposase: MNVDGKIFENLEDAHQKISSFVKWYNKTRVQSCLSYLSPNSHFQQFDTQKNFHNFGE, from the coding sequence TTGAATGTTGATGGTAAAATTTTTGAAAATCTCGAAGATGCTCATCAAAAAATCAGCTCATTTGTTAAATGATACAATAAAACTAGAGTGCAAAGTTGCCTTTCATATTTGAGTCCAAATTCTCATTTTCAACAATTCGATACTCAAAAAAATTTTCACAATTTTGGAGAATAA
- a CDS encoding P110/LppT family adhesin N-terminal domain: protein MKLFRKPLWIILTAASLTVALSAIVGVSVGVKSYNNSYYSYLNKSPELHTISGTSPISAEEFKTIVTDLKLKSNFSKMSAKTALDLAKSKLYQLDLTSAYDFDKLKAKNFQVSFDFENATVEGNVIKNVVVFAKSDKDQTTYSKQVELKGFATTDETSGDLDKFQIDQSKSFVDLSRSNLSLSEFKNSLQDNFKKQSSTLNAFSKLEKALILTNASLSLYNSLEEPVFLDENYKLEPVLDSAKKELSLVEKQGKLLLELNLVGEKNKKSLKLQLEIRGLVSNQEISNALKTWFEENLENKVEMKEELQKALIEDKTSLVDHLYNSKTGTKTSAVIKKDFNQLFDLSQTQFDAETKFGDYKLNVQPKIADATKVSTEDKTKLVSSKKVRFEFVTTVSRNNAEVAKNLSVFVDLNVDLNKYEAALSSIFGSVNSVKEFSIANQNDARTLSSNEIKETIDQLFELAKTSSNLEDPTDDVISKVYLLDHGKYPTSEDEKTKAKEDLKKAIEDAKQKANPGTKTAPATPPKPANPAPAPTPGKPGSSTQNSTTPQTDSSSKNVSVSTFADQSSEFVNDATQQNSQTAVAAEQKIGTNVWTTLNAATIYDLKDVEPKYQIDTKDDKVVFDFKLVSKEDVSNILASSKVVINNVINSEKSAYDVIKKYNPKLFLDPSGLKVDSSSKSSSPVQISDPLNKKLLFKSEGAKKTEDGLELTKPLVWENKEIKTVSTGKDNSESEDTKKPESRVDSGAVYLAFRAKNISDGKQHYLLADKEGKGIFVQKIKTNSQKDVYVVGMDYKQFQEYAHYKSHVWGSDKRESLISLFSPGNSSPKMVNQQQILVISGYPRGKETKTTEVSSIPVTQTVSASSSTGSITGKFHISSRDKTKNPGFEITTSGTWGNTDTKPDSKPKLHDHANDVYYKQSFFSPTGKESKYPNLLEEETDLLLEIIKTPYSIRTTLYSSNTDDPKNYKEVGTVLYNFDISGNWNPFPNFFNLDWHQIGPVVKKPEAAKPTATKTEATKTEAAKPVATKVETQPAKITLKGLAVFDDPEITYRKSASIRNEITDAFIDSYIKK, encoded by the coding sequence ATGAAACTTTTTAGGAAACCTTTGTGAATAATACTAACAGCAGCATCGCTAACAGTTGCGCTTTCAGCGATTGTTGGTGTTTCGGTTGGTGTTAAATCATATAATAATTCTTATTATTCTTATTTAAATAAAAGTCCTGAATTACATACAATTTCTGGAACTTCGCCGATTAGTGCAGAAGAATTTAAAACTATAGTTACTGATTTAAAATTGAAATCTAACTTTAGTAAAATGTCAGCAAAAACTGCACTTGATCTTGCAAAAAGTAAGTTATACCAACTTGATTTAACTTCAGCATACGATTTTGATAAACTTAAGGCAAAAAATTTTCAAGTTAGTTTTGACTTTGAAAACGCAACTGTTGAAGGAAATGTAATTAAAAATGTTGTTGTTTTTGCAAAATCAGATAAGGATCAAACAACTTATTCAAAACAAGTTGAACTTAAAGGTTTTGCAACAACCGATGAAACAAGTGGTGATTTAGATAAATTCCAAATTGATCAATCAAAATCATTCGTTGATTTATCGCGGTCAAATTTATCGTTAAGTGAATTTAAAAATTCTTTGCAAGATAATTTTAAAAAACAAAGTTCAACTTTAAATGCCTTTTCTAAGTTAGAAAAGGCATTAATTTTAACTAATGCCAGTCTTTCGCTTTATAATTCGCTCGAAGAACCCGTATTTCTTGATGAAAATTATAAATTAGAACCCGTTTTGGATAGTGCTAAAAAAGAATTAAGTCTAGTAGAAAAACAAGGAAAATTACTTTTAGAACTTAATTTGGTTGGTGAAAAAAATAAAAAATCTTTAAAATTACAGCTAGAAATTCGTGGTCTAGTTTCAAATCAGGAAATTAGCAATGCCTTAAAAACTTGATTTGAAGAAAACCTTGAAAATAAAGTTGAAATGAAAGAAGAGTTGCAAAAAGCTCTTATCGAAGACAAAACCAGCCTTGTTGATCATTTGTATAATAGTAAAACTGGTACAAAAACAAGTGCTGTCATAAAAAAAGACTTTAATCAACTTTTTGATTTATCCCAAACTCAATTTGATGCAGAGACAAAATTTGGAGACTATAAGTTAAATGTTCAACCAAAAATTGCTGATGCAACTAAAGTTTCAACTGAAGATAAAACTAAATTAGTTTCATCTAAAAAAGTGCGTTTTGAATTTGTGACTACTGTTAGTCGAAATAATGCTGAAGTTGCAAAAAATCTTTCAGTTTTTGTCGATTTAAATGTTGATCTTAATAAATACGAAGCAGCACTTAGTTCAATTTTTGGATCAGTTAATTCAGTTAAAGAATTTTCAATTGCAAATCAAAACGACGCCCGAACTTTATCATCAAACGAAATTAAAGAAACAATTGACCAACTTTTTGAATTAGCAAAAACAAGTTCGAATCTTGAAGACCCAACTGATGACGTAATTTCTAAGGTTTATTTGCTTGATCACGGAAAATATCCAACATCCGAAGATGAGAAAACAAAGGCAAAAGAAGATCTTAAAAAAGCAATTGAAGACGCAAAACAAAAAGCAAATCCCGGCACAAAAACAGCACCAGCAACTCCGCCTAAACCTGCAAATCCAGCACCAGCACCAACACCTGGAAAACCTGGATCCTCAACACAAAATTCCACCACTCCTCAAACAGATTCCAGTTCTAAAAATGTTTCTGTTAGCACTTTTGCCGACCAAAGTTCTGAATTTGTCAACGATGCAACGCAACAAAATTCACAGACTGCAGTCGCTGCAGAACAAAAAATTGGAACTAACGTTTGAACAACATTAAACGCGGCAACAATTTATGATTTAAAAGATGTAGAACCTAAATATCAAATTGATACTAAAGATGATAAAGTAGTTTTTGATTTCAAATTAGTATCAAAAGAAGATGTCTCTAATATTTTAGCAAGTTCAAAAGTGGTTATTAATAACGTCATCAATTCTGAAAAATCAGCCTATGATGTTATTAAAAAATATAATCCAAAATTATTTTTAGATCCAAGTGGTTTGAAAGTTGATTCTAGTTCAAAATCATCTTCACCAGTTCAGATTTCCGATCCTTTGAATAAAAAACTACTTTTCAAATCAGAAGGTGCTAAAAAAACTGAAGATGGATTGGAACTAACAAAGCCTTTAGTATGGGAAAATAAGGAAATTAAAACAGTTTCTACAGGGAAAGATAATTCTGAATCTGAAGACACAAAAAAACCTGAATCACGCGTAGATTCAGGAGCGGTTTATCTTGCTTTCAGAGCCAAGAACATTTCTGATGGAAAGCAACATTATCTTTTAGCAGATAAAGAAGGCAAAGGAATTTTTGTTCAGAAAATAAAAACTAATAGTCAAAAAGACGTTTATGTAGTCGGGATGGACTATAAACAATTTCAAGAGTATGCTCATTATAAGTCTCACGTTTGGGGTTCAGATAAAAGAGAAAGTTTGATCTCTTTATTCAGTCCAGGAAACAGCAGTCCTAAAATGGTTAATCAACAGCAAATTTTAGTAATTTCTGGATATCCACGTGGAAAAGAGACAAAAACTACTGAAGTTTCCTCGATACCAGTGACGCAAACTGTTTCTGCCAGTTCATCGACCGGATCTATCACTGGAAAGTTTCATATTAGTTCGAGAGATAAAACAAAAAATCCTGGTTTTGAAATAACAACATCTGGAACTTGGGGAAATACCGATACTAAACCAGACTCTAAACCAAAATTACATGATCATGCTAACGATGTTTATTATAAACAGTCATTTTTCTCACCAACCGGTAAGGAATCTAAATATCCAAATTTGCTTGAAGAAGAAACAGATCTTTTATTAGAAATTATTAAAACGCCATATTCAATTAGAACGACCCTTTATTCTTCAAATACCGATGATCCGAAAAATTACAAGGAAGTTGGAACTGTTCTTTACAATTTTGATATTAGCGGAAATTGAAATCCTTTCCCTAACTTCTTCAATTTAGATTGGCATCAAATTGGCCCAGTAGTAAAAAAACCTGAAGCTGCCAAACCAACCGCAACTAAAACAGAGGCTACCAAAACCGAAGCCGCTAAGCCTGTTGCTACTAAAGTGGAAACTCAGCCTGCCAAAATCACCCTAAAAGGTCTTGCAGTTTTTGATGATCCCGAAATTACCTACAGAAAATCTGCTTCAATCCGTAACGAAATAACTGATGCTTTTATTGATTCATATATCAAAAAATAA
- a CDS encoding putative immunoglobulin-blocking virulence protein, whose product MMVIYFSRRRKLIIGAAGMTFLVVSSFVVKESLANFDFLPTQISYSTNAPSTIVKARPNDTGFNSPVANTNFVPPKPEKKVENPVKPQIVVPKVEKVDPLPEKIESKPKVSSPAIESPIPISRPSQSRQSRQIASRPTITNTRPIAQPQISQQNTNPSANLGDSAFQKALGLWRQQTDRKISEVRRERDKYQAEIDEADRKIREIDSHYQKFVPRDEHGKPEITKENYLEGIKYQRWVANNYREREQAYLKVIEERRKLDQPFTEQELQMIRDGYTPDPSTDGWEPKVNVVVKNIRANNNKRLNANDSNWNRYDPTQIASLKYDGWTDSDVSGEISDLTNNKSFSPGSIKLIKYTRNQGNTAGSISEFKTLVLNADDDKAFQAFAEIMKQAANKDNSIKSIVLKNVGSTHKTQNIKQILELLPKQMQKVSLFLDDKRAINGLRGLEKFSKLSELELYTNSQTNEPNWAINPNALKNVDFISFDYINKGDIKLVQPGEKIPGSIIFDTLRWDEGDSADQVNEGLKIAFGSKIDQRVFQGTNGGRGGYPLNLDFSSSKKIKTLKGINFNEIEKIFNQKLQGWEVEAESQKNPAHVNLRFQYLYFGASKTSDSGVGNYVYKVDVSDFENSQFTDRLVNTPVQQPGIYVKDENGQNLRDIPLYITGNSLNGDASSQLAKFIDVARKSATFNKIYVQDSSLKDKLSGYGLPVEVKTINVTDEQTR is encoded by the coding sequence ATGATGGTAATTTATTTCTCTCGTCGACGAAAGTTGATCATTGGTGCTGCTGGAATGACTTTTTTGGTTGTTTCATCTTTCGTGGTAAAAGAATCATTAGCTAATTTTGATTTTTTACCAACACAAATAAGTTATTCAACTAATGCGCCTTCAACAATTGTCAAAGCAAGACCCAACGATACCGGATTTAATTCGCCAGTGGCGAATACAAATTTTGTGCCACCAAAACCAGAAAAAAAAGTAGAAAACCCGGTTAAGCCACAAATTGTAGTTCCGAAAGTCGAAAAAGTTGACCCACTTCCTGAAAAAATAGAATCAAAACCCAAAGTTTCTTCGCCTGCTATCGAATCACCAATTCCAATTTCTCGCCCTAGTCAATCAAGACAATCACGCCAAATCGCAAGTAGACCAACAATTACGAACACAAGACCAATCGCTCAACCTCAAATTAGTCAACAAAATACTAATCCATCAGCAAATTTAGGTGATTCTGCCTTTCAAAAAGCGCTTGGTTTGTGAAGACAACAAACTGATCGGAAAATTTCTGAAGTACGCCGCGAACGTGATAAATATCAAGCTGAAATTGATGAAGCAGATCGAAAAATTAGAGAAATTGATTCACATTATCAAAAATTTGTTCCACGTGATGAGCACGGTAAGCCTGAAATTACAAAAGAAAATTACCTGGAAGGTATTAAATATCAAAGATGAGTTGCAAATAATTACCGCGAACGTGAACAAGCTTATCTAAAAGTTATTGAAGAAAGAAGAAAATTAGATCAACCTTTCACAGAACAAGAACTACAAATGATTAGGGATGGTTATACTCCAGATCCAAGCACCGATGGATGAGAACCGAAAGTTAATGTTGTTGTTAAAAATATTAGAGCAAACAATAATAAAAGATTAAATGCTAATGACTCAAACTGAAATCGTTACGATCCAACACAAATCGCTTCACTAAAATATGATGGCTGAACTGATTCTGATGTAAGTGGCGAAATTTCTGATCTCACAAACAATAAAAGTTTTTCTCCTGGCAGCATCAAACTTATTAAATACACAAGAAATCAAGGAAATACTGCAGGATCTATTTCTGAATTTAAAACTTTAGTTTTAAATGCCGATGATGATAAAGCATTTCAAGCTTTTGCTGAAATTATGAAACAAGCCGCAAATAAGGACAATTCAATAAAATCAATCGTTCTTAAAAATGTTGGTTCTACACACAAAACTCAAAATATTAAGCAAATACTTGAACTTTTGCCTAAACAAATGCAAAAAGTTTCATTATTTTTAGATGATAAAAGAGCAATTAACGGTCTTCGTGGTCTAGAAAAATTCTCAAAATTATCTGAATTAGAACTTTATACAAACTCACAAACTAACGAACCAAATTGGGCAATTAATCCTAATGCTCTTAAAAATGTTGATTTTATTTCATTCGACTACATAAATAAAGGTGATATTAAACTAGTTCAACCTGGGGAAAAAATTCCTGGATCAATAATTTTTGATACTCTTCGTTGAGATGAAGGAGATTCAGCAGATCAAGTAAACGAAGGTCTTAAGATTGCCTTTGGTTCTAAAATTGATCAGCGCGTATTCCAAGGAACTAACGGTGGTCGCGGCGGTTATCCACTCAATCTTGATTTTTCTTCCTCTAAAAAAATAAAAACATTAAAAGGTATTAATTTTAATGAGATTGAAAAAATTTTTAATCAAAAATTACAAGGATGAGAAGTCGAGGCTGAATCGCAAAAAAATCCTGCGCACGTTAACTTAAGATTCCAATATTTATATTTTGGCGCATCAAAAACTAGTGATTCCGGAGTCGGTAATTACGTTTACAAGGTAGATGTCTCTGATTTTGAAAATTCCCAATTTACCGACAGACTTGTGAATACGCCAGTTCAACAGCCCGGAATTTATGTAAAAGATGAAAATGGTCAAAATCTTAGAGATATTCCGCTTTACATAACAGGAAATTCACTGAATGGCGATGCTTCCTCCCAACTTGCAAAATTCATCGATGTGGCTCGTAAAAGTGCAACTTTCAATAAGATTTATGTCCAAGATTCAAGTTTAAAAGATAAACTTTCAGGTTACGGACTTCCTGTTGAAGTCAAAACTATTAACGTTACAGATGAACAAACTAGATAA